The following coding sequences are from one Alkalinema sp. FACHB-956 window:
- a CDS encoding HpsJ family protein, whose product MKSATSALSAPFILKVAGSVILLSALVDYLSLLIPFQASSKEWVITTVSQSIDRGFVPLIGLVLLYVSYFLESGTLAPQGKSPFVTGRFWAIALSCLFGLGFLFSSPAYFLNSGDLVTNRLKTISEERDRIVAQTEQEEKILEAQIPQRLAQLQEQVKDKAKLDQELKALTDAVNSGQLKGDQLEQAKKAQQDLEKLKSDPNHLNNMAKDFKDKELMRIRENRKKAEDQSKKLTDQTNTDVTKTRIRMALNSLLFAIAYTIVGWVGLAEMGTFSKSNR is encoded by the coding sequence ATGAAATCAGCAACCTCCGCCCTCTCAGCCCCCTTTATTCTCAAAGTTGCCGGATCAGTCATTCTGTTATCTGCACTTGTAGATTATCTTTCACTTCTGATTCCCTTCCAGGCATCCAGCAAGGAGTGGGTGATCACCACCGTTAGCCAATCGATCGATCGAGGGTTTGTCCCTTTGATTGGTTTGGTTCTGCTTTATGTGTCTTACTTTCTAGAAAGTGGGACCCTCGCCCCCCAAGGCAAATCGCCCTTCGTGACTGGACGGTTTTGGGCGATCGCGCTCTCCTGCCTCTTTGGTCTCGGCTTTCTCTTTTCCAGCCCTGCTTATTTCCTTAACAGCGGTGACTTAGTGACCAACCGCCTCAAAACCATTTCTGAAGAGCGCGATCGCATCGTTGCCCAGACCGAACAGGAAGAAAAGATTCTAGAGGCTCAGATTCCGCAACGTCTAGCCCAGTTACAGGAACAAGTCAAGGACAAAGCCAAGTTAGATCAAGAACTCAAAGCCCTGACCGACGCTGTGAACAGTGGGCAACTGAAAGGGGATCAACTAGAGCAGGCTAAAAAAGCTCAGCAGGATCTAGAAAAGCTCAAATCGGATCCCAATCACCTCAATAATATGGCTAAGGACTTTAAAGATAAGGAATTAATGCGGATCCGAGAAAATCGGAAAAAAGCAGAAGACCAATCTAAAAAACTGACCGATCAAACCAATACAGATGTTACGAAGACCCGGATCCGCATGGCGTTAAACAGCCTACTGTTTGCGATCGCTTATACGATCGTGGGCTGGGTCGGTTTGGCGGAAATGGGTACTTTCAGCAAGTCCAATCGTTAA
- a CDS encoding tellurite resistance TerB C-terminal domain-containing protein — protein MSGNRFLLSSVAFGISFGVSLVFSKGDWGKALGTGCLTFLGSQVGAIVASRQAEDALTWRIDELKGHIRALQRKRSEAYIDLLDVIEEHDRIIANINSLQSQTKQMKAQNAVSHRSNQPFPSWDLSVPTQRRTTAEIQDLDSKIKELEQEEAAVNESLTTTLAAKQRAELSLTTTQAELKQVQQKVAEQQKHQMRLQQDIQHLQTTKHQLEQELSQLQEQVATLEQYRSELDRLVAAAEPTRQQVEAGAQSLQGAIDQLQQQIRSLHGELGQLEEQILERRTQKDDLDRELTSLRQQQQQLSTSATVLQGANSAATHPSFATAWQGSIAQNGHSSGHSVPTDPSAPIDLDLSQAALSPGWITFVHQLPHYELQALCAIAQEANPAGTLKQIAESNLTMPELLIDAINEQALEAIGDLILETTSETNTPIIAQEYRSTVAKVVQAYEASQKTA, from the coding sequence ATGTCTGGAAATCGCTTTCTGCTCTCTTCCGTGGCCTTTGGCATCAGTTTTGGTGTCAGCTTGGTTTTTAGCAAGGGCGATTGGGGTAAAGCATTGGGAACGGGGTGTTTGACCTTTTTGGGTAGCCAAGTGGGCGCGATCGTCGCCTCGCGCCAAGCAGAAGATGCGCTGACCTGGCGGATTGATGAACTCAAAGGCCACATCCGAGCCCTACAACGTAAACGATCGGAAGCCTATATTGACCTACTGGATGTGATTGAAGAACACGATCGCATCATCGCCAACATTAATTCCCTGCAATCCCAGACCAAGCAGATGAAGGCGCAAAATGCGGTCAGTCATCGATCGAACCAGCCTTTTCCCAGTTGGGATCTCTCAGTCCCCACCCAACGCCGCACCACCGCAGAAATTCAAGACTTAGACAGCAAGATTAAGGAACTGGAGCAGGAAGAAGCGGCGGTCAATGAATCCTTGACGACTACCCTAGCTGCCAAGCAACGGGCTGAACTGAGTCTCACCACCACCCAGGCGGAGCTCAAACAAGTTCAACAAAAAGTTGCCGAGCAGCAGAAACACCAAATGCGGCTGCAACAAGATATTCAACACCTCCAAACCACGAAGCACCAGTTAGAGCAGGAATTAAGCCAGTTACAAGAACAAGTCGCCACCCTAGAACAGTACCGCAGTGAACTCGATCGCCTCGTGGCTGCTGCCGAACCCACGCGCCAACAGGTGGAAGCAGGGGCTCAATCTCTTCAGGGGGCGATCGATCAACTGCAACAACAAATCCGCTCCCTCCATGGGGAACTGGGGCAGTTGGAAGAGCAAATCTTAGAGCGCCGGACGCAGAAGGACGATCTAGATCGGGAACTCACCAGCCTGCGCCAACAGCAACAACAGTTATCCACTTCAGCCACCGTTCTCCAGGGTGCTAATTCGGCGGCAACCCATCCCTCCTTCGCGACCGCGTGGCAGGGGTCGATCGCTCAGAATGGCCATTCGTCAGGTCACTCTGTCCCCACTGATCCATCAGCCCCCATCGACCTCGATCTGAGTCAAGCTGCCCTGAGTCCAGGTTGGATCACCTTCGTTCATCAGCTGCCCCACTATGAGTTGCAGGCCCTCTGCGCGATCGCCCAGGAAGCCAATCCGGCAGGCACCCTGAAGCAAATCGCAGAATCGAATTTGACGATGCCAGAACTGCTGATTGATGCCATCAATGAACAAGCCCTAGAAGCGATCGGGGATCTGATTCTGGAAACCACGTCCGAAACCAACACCCCCATCATTGCCCAGGAGTATCGCAGCACAGTCGCAAAAGTGGTGCAAGCCTACGAAGCAAGCCAGAAAACCGCTTAG
- a CDS encoding ATP-binding protein — translation MTQTKLPKRISTALVNALGSGVVPRLGVEHIAVGRDRELATLSHDLSNIEAGGASFRFVIGRYGAGKSFLLQLLRSQALEQGFVVADADITPERRLAGAGGASLATYRELLHHLSTKSRPDGGALQTILERWIAAIQTQVAQDSGKRPNDEGFDSEVEAKIREVTQDVADLVNGFEFANVIIAYWTGYRSDNEAQKEAALRWLRGEFATKTEAKSALGVRVIVDDETWYDYIKLLAKFVADIGYKGLIVLLDEAIHLTKITTTVTRQNNYDKLLAMFNDTMQGRVSYLGIIVGGTPQFLEDPRRGLYSDPAWQRRTSQNRLLSQSGLTDAIAPVVRLEPLSHGQLLELLQRLAEIHRSHYDYAKPVAPKDLQQILQTMTDRLGAEALLTPGELVRDVIGVLNVLHQNPNLSVSQLLQTTRNQPERNAAAPTEAEPNSSKPNSSKPMGTPMVTPEFAEFTL, via the coding sequence ATGACGCAAACCAAACTCCCAAAACGCATTTCGACGGCCTTAGTCAATGCTTTGGGATCGGGCGTAGTCCCTCGTCTTGGGGTGGAACACATTGCTGTGGGACGCGATCGGGAGTTGGCCACCCTCAGCCATGACCTCAGCAACATCGAGGCTGGTGGGGCTAGTTTTCGTTTTGTAATTGGGCGGTACGGCGCGGGTAAAAGCTTTTTGCTGCAATTGCTGCGATCGCAAGCCCTGGAACAAGGGTTTGTGGTTGCCGATGCGGACATTACCCCTGAACGGCGGTTGGCCGGGGCAGGGGGCGCGAGTCTGGCCACCTACCGCGAATTACTACACCACCTCTCTACCAAAAGTCGTCCCGATGGGGGCGCGCTGCAAACCATCCTAGAACGCTGGATTGCGGCGATTCAAACCCAGGTAGCGCAGGACAGCGGCAAGCGACCCAATGATGAAGGGTTTGACAGTGAGGTGGAGGCCAAGATCCGAGAGGTGACTCAGGATGTGGCGGATTTGGTGAATGGCTTTGAGTTTGCCAACGTCATCATTGCCTATTGGACGGGCTATCGCAGCGATAACGAAGCGCAGAAAGAAGCGGCCTTACGCTGGTTACGGGGGGAATTTGCCACGAAAACCGAGGCGAAATCCGCCTTGGGGGTGCGGGTGATCGTCGATGATGAAACTTGGTATGACTACATTAAGCTGTTAGCAAAATTTGTAGCGGACATTGGCTATAAAGGTTTAATTGTTCTGTTGGATGAGGCGATCCACCTAACAAAAATTACGACGACCGTTACCCGCCAGAATAACTACGATAAGTTGCTGGCCATGTTTAATGACACGATGCAGGGGCGAGTGAGCTATCTGGGAATTATTGTCGGGGGGACACCGCAGTTTCTTGAAGATCCGCGCCGGGGACTGTATAGCGATCCCGCTTGGCAGCGACGTACTAGTCAGAATCGCTTACTGAGCCAGTCGGGCTTAACAGACGCGATCGCCCCTGTGGTGCGGCTAGAACCCTTGAGCCATGGGCAATTGCTAGAACTCTTACAGCGCTTAGCAGAAATCCATCGATCGCACTACGACTATGCCAAACCGGTTGCACCTAAGGATTTACAACAAATTTTGCAAACGATGACCGATCGGCTGGGGGCGGAGGCATTGCTGACCCCAGGGGAACTCGTACGCGATGTGATCGGCGTGTTAAACGTGCTGCACCAGAATCCCAACCTCTCGGTGAGTCAGCTGTTGCAAACCACTAGGAATCAACCCGAACGGAATGCAGCAGCCCCAACCGAGGCTGAGCCGAACTCATCGAAACCAAACTCATCGAAACCGATGGGCACGCCCATGGTTACCCCAGAATTTGCAGAGTTCACCCTGTAA
- a CDS encoding tetratricopeptide repeat protein, whose product MNELFHQATGEPLSNLHQDIFRCAWENCTYEEMNLGYSPSHIREEGSKLFRILGQTLGQPVNKRNFRAVLGHYAHQYCVGNGNSCRTDTLWIPRDPEFTQLDALIDRGTKIILIHGEGGLGKTRLVRKYLERRSFAKTLIFQMGTDPEHLTNAKSLVGDWLSKTFGDRAGRDFMLNLMQLRHRLSDPQQFVGILIDDLDTALDGDSRFVPDCRDYVQLLEMLSDPQVNAVTFLVSRTRLHEERLDVEALALDGLPLAAWQDYFQRSQLSHTTPALVEMWRTWDGNALAMRILATKIQQDLGGDVEEAWQDGNRGLLHSGELQHLVARHFDDLYRIAPEAYRLLCRLGAYRYQEISHVPRKGVECLLWDVANLQRHPAILQCLRDRSLLECRDNGKFWLHPMMRMEARSRLRDDRPGWEMTHRKLAEFWLNSIVHVDRVEDALQILEAYYHYLEVSDYDKACDVLITLRPSRWGKELQLGWLFYRFGEVQKITEAIHRIAPHLLNDTRLGLLLNLCGYIYRIAGDLTNAIEIHQRAHYIAKHNRSEDLKLSSLLNLGLCLMELWHIETALMLFRQTYQLAGQLQSEGYRLYSACCLAYLYACQNQPEAARSQLQTINLTAPDRSASMMGRGYSWLFLAHTYRHLGEYDRALQAYQQTIRYAEEQEFTQIRAKGFHGLAQIYRMQGNLTLAWEHHLKAISLLQAIGAKCDLAKAYAQLALTFQQMGNWEQAEGFYQQARQMFSDIPAPRRVSWVDQLLGRSPRASL is encoded by the coding sequence ATGAATGAGCTATTTCATCAAGCCACCGGCGAACCCTTGAGCAATTTACACCAAGATATTTTTCGTTGTGCTTGGGAAAATTGTACCTACGAAGAGATGAATTTAGGGTACAGTCCCAGTCACATTCGCGAAGAAGGCTCCAAGCTATTTCGAATTTTGGGGCAAACGTTAGGCCAACCCGTGAACAAAAGAAACTTTCGCGCGGTGCTGGGCCATTATGCCCATCAGTACTGTGTGGGGAACGGTAATTCCTGTCGAACGGATACCCTTTGGATTCCCCGTGATCCCGAATTTACCCAACTGGATGCTCTCATCGATCGCGGGACTAAAATCATTTTGATCCATGGGGAAGGCGGATTGGGCAAAACGCGTTTGGTGCGGAAATACCTGGAGCGACGATCGTTCGCTAAAACCCTAATCTTTCAAATGGGCACCGATCCGGAACATTTAACCAACGCTAAAAGTTTAGTGGGGGACTGGCTTAGCAAAACCTTTGGGGACAGAGCAGGGCGGGACTTTATGCTGAACTTGATGCAACTGCGGCATAGGCTAAGCGATCCCCAGCAGTTTGTCGGTATTCTGATTGACGATTTAGATACGGCTTTGGATGGGGACTCGCGCTTTGTGCCGGACTGTCGGGACTATGTGCAATTGTTGGAAATGCTGTCCGATCCGCAGGTGAATGCCGTGACGTTTTTAGTCAGTCGGACGCGCCTCCATGAAGAACGCTTGGACGTTGAAGCCTTGGCCCTGGATGGGTTGCCCTTGGCGGCTTGGCAGGATTACTTTCAACGATCGCAGCTTTCCCACACAACCCCTGCCCTGGTCGAAATGTGGCGCACTTGGGATGGGAATGCTTTGGCCATGCGCATCCTAGCCACAAAGATCCAGCAGGATTTGGGGGGCGATGTTGAAGAAGCTTGGCAGGATGGCAATCGGGGGTTGTTGCACAGTGGCGAACTTCAGCACCTAGTGGCTCGCCATTTTGATGATTTATACCGCATTGCTCCGGAAGCTTATCGGTTACTTTGCCGCTTGGGAGCCTATCGTTACCAGGAAATTTCCCATGTTCCGCGCAAAGGAGTGGAGTGTTTGCTATGGGATGTGGCTAACCTCCAGCGTCATCCTGCCATTTTGCAATGTCTTCGCGATCGCTCGCTTTTGGAATGTCGGGATAATGGCAAATTTTGGCTCCACCCCATGATGCGGATGGAGGCCCGCAGTCGGCTCCGGGACGATCGCCCCGGTTGGGAAATGACCCACCGTAAATTAGCTGAATTTTGGTTGAATTCTATTGTCCATGTCGATCGGGTAGAAGATGCGCTGCAAATCCTCGAAGCTTATTATCATTACTTAGAAGTTAGCGATTACGATAAAGCCTGTGATGTATTAATTACCCTGCGTCCTAGCCGTTGGGGTAAAGAACTCCAATTAGGTTGGCTGTTCTATCGCTTTGGTGAAGTCCAAAAGATTACTGAAGCGATTCATCGAATCGCCCCCCACCTGCTGAATGACACGCGGTTGGGTCTGTTGTTGAATCTGTGTGGTTACATTTATCGAATCGCTGGCGACTTAACCAATGCGATCGAAATTCATCAACGCGCCCATTACATCGCCAAACATAACCGTAGTGAAGATTTAAAACTCTCTTCACTGTTGAATCTAGGACTGTGTTTGATGGAGTTATGGCACATTGAAACGGCTCTTATGTTATTCCGGCAGACTTACCAACTGGCCGGACAACTGCAATCAGAAGGATATCGGCTCTATTCTGCCTGTTGCTTAGCCTATCTCTATGCCTGCCAAAATCAACCGGAGGCCGCCCGATCGCAACTCCAGACGATCAACTTGACCGCCCCCGATCGTTCCGCTTCGATGATGGGACGGGGCTACAGTTGGCTCTTTTTAGCCCATACCTACCGCCATTTGGGGGAGTACGATCGGGCCCTGCAAGCCTATCAGCAAACAATTCGTTATGCGGAGGAGCAGGAATTTACTCAAATTCGAGCGAAGGGATTTCATGGCCTCGCCCAGATTTATCGGATGCAAGGCAACTTAACCCTCGCATGGGAGCACCATCTCAAAGCCATTAGTCTATTGCAAGCGATCGGCGCAAAATGTGACCTCGCCAAAGCCTATGCCCAATTGGCCCTCACCTTCCAGCAAATGGGGAATTGGGAACAAGCGGAGGGATTCTATCAACAAGCTCGACAGATGTTTAGTGATATCCCAGCCCCCCGGCGCGTTAGTTGGGTGGATCAATTGCTGGGGCGATCGCCCCGAGCTTCCCTGTAA